A single genomic interval of Lysobacter avium harbors:
- a CDS encoding helix-turn-helix domain-containing protein yields MADDGDELTFCSTCAFSQACLAEGMDKRSLMDLHVLVEHVGPFHAGEHIFREGDPFEAIAAVRAGTVKTYMIDRDGREHVLGFHLPGEVIGLDAIDGETYPCNAVALDTAMLCRFSFPKIAVLASKLPGLQRHLFRLLSRDIGRAALLAGDWSADQRMAAFLIGLSRRLAARGFSANRFQLTMARTDIANYLRLAPETVSRVLRRFQKDGLLLVDRREVELLDRDQLAALADPVLHR; encoded by the coding sequence ATGGCGGACGACGGCGATGAGCTGACGTTCTGCTCGACCTGCGCGTTCTCCCAGGCCTGCCTGGCCGAGGGCATGGACAAGCGCTCGCTGATGGACCTGCACGTGCTCGTCGAGCACGTCGGTCCGTTCCACGCCGGCGAGCACATCTTCCGCGAAGGCGACCCCTTCGAGGCGATCGCCGCGGTCCGCGCCGGCACTGTGAAGACCTACATGATCGACCGCGACGGCCGCGAGCACGTGCTCGGCTTCCACCTGCCGGGCGAGGTCATCGGCCTGGACGCGATCGATGGCGAGACCTACCCCTGCAACGCGGTCGCCTTGGACACGGCGATGCTGTGTCGGTTCTCGTTCCCGAAGATCGCGGTGCTGGCGAGCAAGTTGCCGGGACTGCAACGCCACCTGTTCCGGCTGCTCAGCCGCGACATCGGTCGCGCTGCGCTGCTCGCCGGCGACTGGTCGGCCGACCAGCGCATGGCCGCCTTCCTGATCGGCCTGTCCCGACGGCTGGCGGCACGCGGCTTCTCCGCCAACCGCTTCCAGCTGACGATGGCGCGCACCGACATTGCCAACTACCTGCGCCTGGCGCCGGAGACGGTGAGCCGGGTGCTGCGCCGCTTCCAGAAAGACGGTTTGCTGCTGGTCGACCGCCGTGAAGTGGAACTGCTTGACCGCGACCAGCTGGCCGCCCTCGCCGATCCCGTTCTGCACCGTTGA